TCAGTTGAAACTTCTTCGCCAGCTTCACAGACAAGGCTGTCTTCGGTAACGTGAATTGAACCGTCTTGAATACGGGCAGCTGCACCAACACTTTGTAAGTCACCGACAAACGGACCAGGATCAACTCCTGTGTCACCTTCTTCGATGACAATATCGTTTGGAGCAACCTCACCCGCACCAATTGGTGCCGGAGTCTTTGATTCCTCAAGTTGCTGGTATAGCCCAAACGGATTATCGTTTGTGCCGATAATACCAACTTGTCCGCTAATCTGTTCGTTAAGCTGATCAACGCCACCCTCAACATTGTCAAGGGCTCGTCGAAGCAACGTATTTCGGCTTACACGAAGTTGCGCTGTGCCGTGAAGCTCATTACGCATCTGCTGGAGCTGACGACTTGGAATACCAGCAATGTCAACAATACCAACACTCTCGTATGACTGGATAATCTCCGAGATGTTGTCGACCTCTTCCTGTTTCCACTGCGGAATCGTCTCAGTTTTGCGTTCACCACTCATATTACATCACCTCCACAGCAGGCCCCATCGTTGTCTTCACATAGACAGAATCGATATTCTGGGGACCTTTCTCGAGGTTTGCATACAGTCGACGGAGAATTACGTCGATATTTTCAGCGACGTCTTCAGCACTCATTTCTTCAGAACCAACTAGTGTATGGAAGGTACGCCGGTCACCGCTACGAACCTGTACGGTGTTTTTCATCCGACTGACGACTTCAACTACATCGTCATCCGGAGAAAGCGGTGTCGGCATTTTTCCTCGTGGGCCAAGAATAGTACCGAGATATCGACCAATGTCTTGCATCAGCGCCTCTTCAGCAACGAAGAAGTCAGTCGCTTCAGCAAGGTCTTTGGCCTCATCGTCATCATCACCAAGGTCAGCAAGCTCATCTGCATCGAAGACGTTATCAGCAACGTCTTCAGCACGAACAGCCGTTTCACCCTCAGCGAAGACTACAATACTTGTTTCTTGCCCAGTACCTTCAGGCAACACTACCTCTTCATCAATACGATTCGATGGATCGTCTAAGTCGATGTCGCGCAGATTAATAGCCAAATCGACGGACTCTTGGAAATTGCGATGTGGAGCCTCGTCTAATGCGCGAGATACTGCGTTCTCTATTTCCTGATCTGCCATTGTTCACCCCCGTAGTCCGCTTGCGCTCCTACGGATTGTTACAACAGGCGGTGCCTGTCTAGTTAAAAACGAGGCCAATGGTGCACTTAAGCCCGTCGAAGCGTCCTCTCAGTGCTGGTGGCCTGTCATTTCGCCAAATGTTTGTCCAAATCGCTGTTCAAATGCATCCATTGTTGCTTCTTCGATCTCTTTGAGTTCATCACTCGCCTCTGTCTTGCCATGGTGGACCGCTCCATGAAGCTGCTGAGCAGCCATAAGCATGGCAAAGTCACCAATTACAACAGATGGCCCTTCGTCTTCTTCTCGGAGCATATCAATAGCCCCAGCCGGGATAGTGAGTGTATCAGAATCATCGCCTGGGCCCTCAATTGTGAATTGATACTCAGAATCGGATTGTTCAGCCATATGAGAAATATGTGGCCAAGCCTTTTGAACATTGTCAGAATCGATCAAACCGGTACCACTGGTCTGTAAACATCCCCTAACTTTGGTTATTTTAGTGGAATCGCTGCTTTGAAAGATGATTTACTGTACAATTAGTTGAATATTTGCCGATTTATGTTGTTATTTACGCTAAAAACCAAATATTAACTAAAAGCGAAGAATGACAAGGAAGCTAATAGCGTGATTGCCTAATGTAGGGGTATGAGCGAGAAACTCAAAACAAAAACAGAAAAATATGAACAACTGCTTGAGGCGGCATTGACGGAGGCCTCTCCTGCACAAGAGCAGGCCGCTGCTGGGAAAGAATGCATAGAAATGGCCCAATCCTACCTTCGGGATGGACAGCATTTCAAACAAAACGATGATCTGGTGAATGCACTTGCTGCATTTTCATATGGTCATGGTTGGCTTGATGCTGGAGCTCGGGTGGGCGTGCTTGAGGTGCCGACACAGGGACATCTATTTACACAATAGCCGTATTATTCGGGGTTAATTCATATAGGTATAGATTAATCCTATAAATCATTAATACCGACACACTTTTGCGAGAACATGCGACAAATATAAGTCAAACAGCGCAAGCTTTATAAGCCTTAGTACCTAACATTCTGTTAGGATCAGGGGAAAAACTGGCTCATTATTAACACCGAACAGTGGTCCCCGTTCCACCTCTATCATGACTCGTAATCCAACCCGAACGCGAACAGACGAACGAACCTCAGAAGAACAGGATGAGAGTGTTGATCAGTGTCCTGAATGTGGTGGTAATCTCCGTAGTGACGAAGAACATGGTGAAACCGTCTGTGAAGAATGCGGTCTCGTAATCGAAGCTGACGAAATTGATCATGGCCCCGAATGGCGGGCATTCGACGCAAAGGAAAAAGACGAAAAATCACGTGTCGGAGCACCGACAACAAAGATGATGCACGATGAAGGGCTTTCAACGAACATTGGCTGGCAGGACAAGGATGCGTATGGTCGGCAGTTGAGCTCACGACAGCGACAGAAGATGCAACGGCTCCGAACATGGAACGAGCGGTTCCGTACCCGTGACTCAAAGGAACGTAATCTCAAACAGGCATTGGGTGAGATCGACCGAATGGCATCCGCACTTGGTCTCCCAAACAATGTTCGGGAGACAGCGAGTGTCATCTACCGGCGTGCACTTGACGAAGATCTCCTTCCAGGCCGATCGATTGAAGGCGTAGCAACGGCGTCATTGTATGCCGCCGCTCGACAAGCTGGAACGCCACGAAGTCTCGATGAAATTACCGAGGTAAGTCGTGTCGATAAAATGGAGCTCACACGAACGTACCGTTATATCGTTCGTGAGTTGAACCTCGAGGTAAAACCAGCTGATCCGAAGCAGTACGTGTCACGGTTTATCTCTGATCTGAGCCTTTCAGAAGAGGTTGACCGTACAGCACGAGATCTGCTTGATCAAGCACGGGACCGCGGTATCCACAGTGGTAAATCGCCAGTCGGCCTTGCTGCCGCTGCAGTGTACGCAGCTTCCCTGCTCACAAACGAAAAGGTGACCCAGAACCAAGTCAGCGAAGTAGCAGATGTATCAGAAGTTACGATTCGAAACCGATACAAAGAGCTGCTTGATGCTGCCGAAGGTGATGACCCTGGTACACCAGCAGCCGTCTGAAGTTTCTCTTTTGTTTTTCCTTTAGCTAAATAGTAGCAAAACACCGAACTAAGGCTAAACTGGATGCGTTTTTCTGCTAAAGAGAATTTATTCACTAGTTGAGGACAACGCACCACAAGCGGCACAGCGGAGCATCAGCGTTCCTTTCTCGCGCTCTAAGTTTGTATCTGGAAGACCACACTCATCACAAAGAACAAATCGATCAGTATAGTGTGAAAGCGCTTCATCAACACGGTTCTGTGAGAATTCCCCAGTCAAACGGGCTCGACCACTCTCATCAATATGACCGGCTGTACCTAGCTCATTTTGAAGATAACGCATAACATGATCCTCGTCACGGCCGAGCGTATCAACTGTAGACTGAAAGTTTTCGTATACAGTAACGTTGCCTTCTTGACGAATATTTGGGGTTGGAACTTCAAATCGACTAGAATCGCCTTCAATATCTGGTGTCTCATCCAAGGCCCGGTCAAGTTGGTCTTGATAGTCCATGTTTACATATTGGTCCGAGCAGATATAAGCGCTTTAACTCAGGATTATTCATTGTTAGAACATTTAATCCGGAGTTAAGAGCATTTCGCAAAAAGACAAATTATCTTCAAAAAGCGCATAAGAAAGCAGAGAACCGTGTTAACAGAACCCAAGATAATACTATAACCCTCCAGTTAGTATAGTTTATTGCATTATGAAAAAGCAAGAATTGATTCATCTTCACGGGTTACTCGCTGAGGTGTCGAATGATATTGCGGCATACTACGAAGCCGAGCTTGAGCTTGAAGAATACGAGTCGCTTGGTGTACGGCCAACATCAATCCATCAATCTAAGACAGATCACAAGGCGGCCGTATCAGCACTTGCCCGTGGAATTACATCGGAGATGCACGAACTTGAAGAAAAAGAAGAAGAAGCTGTCGCAACTACTGCAGATTAAATTCTAATTGTGTGTATTGACGTGTCGTTGGAATTAGCTCGGAGAGACATCTGTCTGCCTTTTATCGGACAATTACTTCAAATCAGTCGCCAACAGTAGCTTACGGGGGACGTACTCTGGTGTCAAATCTAGTGTTGTCGCTTCGAACTATGATATACATTGGTCTAAAGAAGAGTCTCAACCGCTGGGAAAGTACCAGAGAGACTATTCGATCAGGTCTTCAAACTCTGGCAGGACTTCTTCCTCATCATCGTCGGGGTCGACATCCTCATCAGCTGGAGAATCGCTGTCCTGCTCAGCATCTTCGTCTTCTTCTTCCTCCAGTACTTCTATTTCGATGACCTCAAGCGGGATATTCTCGAGGCATTGACCGATCTCCTTTCGAGCGATCCGAGACGCATGTTCCTCACGTTCGACGTTGAACACCGTCATCTCAAGTTCAAGAGCAACTAGACTCTCGTCGGCCGCGATAAACGCTGGCTCAAGTTGCTCGCCGCAGTGAGGACAGGAGCGCTCTCCCATGTTGATCTCAACATAATTGAGATCCGGGTTGAGCATTTCTCCTGTTTTTGAAATAGCTATTCGGACCGCTTCGTCAGGCGTCTCTACATCGTAGACCGGCACGGCTGCCTCGACAACAACTCTGCAGTTCATGGCTATTTGGTCTTTTCTCAGTCAAACAGTATGAAGGTTAGCCTTTTCGATCTGGTACTTAATTATTTTCAGTTATATTTTAGACATATTTATACACAATAACAAATAGAAGTGAGTCCATGGCTTGGCGGGTATGTCTATACTTCTTACTCGGAATGATTATTATAATTGGGTGTCCGGTTGTTTCCGGAGACCAACAGGAAAGGTCATCTGGTGCGGATATATCTGCTGATCAACAGGTACATCCAGAATTAACGAAATTATACCCTAATCCTCCAACGCACGGGAACGAAGGAGAATACATAGCTATCACGTTTACTGGGCCACAGAATGTATCGGGGTGGGAGCTCCATGATGATGGAAGGCAAGTCGCAGAACTCCCTGCAATAACAGTTAGTGGAACAGTCGCATTTAGTCATGATCCAGATACAGCAGCAGAGTTTACTGATTACCCGGTGTATCCACTCTCCGGATGGTTACAGCTCGCTGTTCAAGGTGACGGGCTGTCGTTGAAGACAGACGGTGGCACAACGTTTGACAGTGTTAAGTACGACCACGCGCCAGAAGAAAGCCGATATGAACGAGAGGGAAGTGAATGGAGTTGGGTACCGGTTGAGCAGCCAGATTTCACATTTCCCGATATACAGCCGGCATCGGCAGAAGCA
This portion of the Salinarchaeum sp. IM2453 genome encodes:
- a CDS encoding 50S ribosomal protein L1 yields the protein MADQEIENAVSRALDEAPHRNFQESVDLAINLRDIDLDDPSNRIDEEVVLPEGTGQETSIVVFAEGETAVRAEDVADNVFDADELADLGDDDDEAKDLAEATDFFVAEEALMQDIGRYLGTILGPRGKMPTPLSPDDDVVEVVSRMKNTVQVRSGDRRTFHTLVGSEEMSAEDVAENIDVILRRLYANLEKGPQNIDSVYVKTTMGPAVEVM
- a CDS encoding DUF357 domain-containing protein; translated protein: MSEKLKTKTEKYEQLLEAALTEASPAQEQAAAGKECIEMAQSYLRDGQHFKQNDDLVNALAAFSYGHGWLDAGARVGVLEVPTQGHLFTQ
- a CDS encoding transcription initiation factor IIB family protein; amino-acid sequence: MTRNPTRTRTDERTSEEQDESVDQCPECGGNLRSDEEHGETVCEECGLVIEADEIDHGPEWRAFDAKEKDEKSRVGAPTTKMMHDEGLSTNIGWQDKDAYGRQLSSRQRQKMQRLRTWNERFRTRDSKERNLKQALGEIDRMASALGLPNNVRETASVIYRRALDEDLLPGRSIEGVATASLYAAARQAGTPRSLDEITEVSRVDKMELTRTYRYIVRELNLEVKPADPKQYVSRFISDLSLSEEVDRTARDLLDQARDRGIHSGKSPVGLAAAAVYAASLLTNEKVTQNQVSEVADVSEVTIRNRYKELLDAAEGDDPGTPAAV
- a CDS encoding translation initiation factor IF-2 subunit beta: MDYQDQLDRALDETPDIEGDSSRFEVPTPNIRQEGNVTVYENFQSTVDTLGRDEDHVMRYLQNELGTAGHIDESGRARLTGEFSQNRVDEALSHYTDRFVLCDECGLPDTNLEREKGTLMLRCAACGALSSTSE
- a CDS encoding UPF0058 family protein, with product MKKQELIHLHGLLAEVSNDIAAYYEAELELEEYESLGVRPTSIHQSKTDHKAAVSALARGITSEMHELEEKEEEAVATTAD
- a CDS encoding DUF555 domain-containing protein, translated to MNCRVVVEAAVPVYDVETPDEAVRIAISKTGEMLNPDLNYVEINMGERSCPHCGEQLEPAFIAADESLVALELEMTVFNVEREEHASRIARKEIGQCLENIPLEVIEIEVLEEEEDEDAEQDSDSPADEDVDPDDDEEEVLPEFEDLIE